The region AGCATGGAAACTGGTGTTGACACCTGGAGACAAACTATGAATGGAAGATGGATATCTGGGACTGTACAGGACACTGTCATGGACATGGAGTTGGCCACAGGAGTGGGGAGAGAGCAAGGGAAGATCTGTACTTGGTGCAGGACTTGGTGGCATGTAGAGAGGCCTGTGAAGAGTATTGAAATGCGAAGGCAAGTACATCCGATGGCGTTCATGCATAGCAGGAGAAAGGGTATGATGCATGGCTGATGGCGAAGATGACATTACCTGAGGGGGTTGAACATTCTGTTCTGAAATGCTAGTTGTTGGAAAGCTTCCTGGGAGTGGTACACCACGGATTCCTCCCATAGGACTTCCCATGGGAATACCCCGAGGTGTTGAATTTCCAAACATGATAGGAGGAACTAGTGGATAGGGCATTCTTGGTCCTGATTCTGTACAAGGGACATTGAAACTTCCTGAAGAGACAGGATGCGGAAGTGACTGTCTCTGATTGTTGCCTGAAAACATAGGAGTTTGTACTGAACCAGGTAAGTGCATTTGATTAGAAGAACTCCCTCTAGTGTCTGACATACCCATATGATTTCTAGACTGATTATCAGGTGGTGGCACAGTTTCAATCAAGCTTGATCTTGTCTGAACATTGCTCTGCAATGGAACAGATTGTACCGAGGTAGATGCAGTGACAGTTGTCGTGCTTACATGTCTTGCTTGTGCTGTTGTTTGATTAGGACAAGTGGCATGAGCAGCAGATACTGGTTGCTGGTGTCGACTCCCATCACCAGTAAAAGGATGACTCTGACTGGGTGGGACATTACCGGACCAGGAAGGCTGCCATACATTGCTCATGGAAGGACCAGTCACAGAAGATGTCACTGTCAATCCTCTTGAATCAGAGACTGAACGAGCTGTAATAGGTGCCTGGCTTCTACTCGCATTATAGAAATTCCCACTATTGAAACCTGATAACCCGGGCTGGCTGGTGGCAACACCGGGCAAAATGGAAGGCTGAGATTGATGAACCATATGAGATGATGATGGAACAGAATTATGTACTTGACTTTGCCGAGGATCAGCTTGCCTGTTGCCTCCTGTTTTGCTTGGAGATTTCTCTTTGGAATTTACACCAACTGGGTATGAACTTTGCTTGGTGTGGCTTTGTGTTGGATAACCACTGGTGGAATTTCCTGCTATTAGAGGATTTGGCATCTGTTGGGGGTTTGGCATGTCATTCCTATTTCTATATGAAGGTGCATTTCCTGAACTATTCCTATTAGCATTATCAAAACTTGGCCTTGATACATGGGTTTGATGTGTACTCATGTTTGGCATATTATAATTGGTAGACATGGATGACTGTGATCTTTGAGTTAATGTAGCACTCTGAGAAACAGCAGAATATGCTGCTGGTGTTTGAGTTGTAGACGGTGAGTTCTCAACACAAGTTTGTGTATTAGGAACACGCTCGTTTGACATGAGACCAGAAGACGTTACTGTTGGTCCTGTTCGACTTTGCAAACCTTCCATATGCATACTCCTTTGCTGACCGACAGTAGATGCGGCAAAATTCATAATTCCGTTTGCCTGACTACCAGAAGTAGTTGGTTGCGGGTAATGATTACGCATTGCAGATAGTTCAGCATTAGGTAGTCTTCTCGCACTATCGATACTTGGTGAACTCCACTGATGTGTTGATTGAGTGGAAGATGAAATTGTTTGAAGAAACCTGTTACTTTGACTGGATCCTGGGGTATTGCTATCAATATTTCCTTGGTCAGAAGATGGTCGCATTTGCCCAAGTGGAACATCACAACTCTGAGATCCTGATTGGGATGCGTTTGGAACATTTTCGGACATATGAGACACAGAAGTACTGCCAGCTGTGCTTGTTGCCAGGGGAACACTGCGAGGTAGTGGTGTAACAATAGCTGTGACAGCTCTCCTTGTTGGGCTATCTGTCAGCGTTCCAGGCACAGAAGCAGCAACATCTGTCATACCAAGAACACCACTCACACTGTCATCGGACGAGCTGAGTAAGCTACCTGCAGACTGGTCCATCTCTACACCGAAGGAATGAAGCTCATCAATACCATAAAAATTAGATTCATCTGGGTGATCATGTTCAGAATTTTGAACTGCTGCAATCCTCTGTGCTAAATTATGAAAGGGTCTCAGCACGTTCCTGTTTGGGGGTTCATTTCTCGTCATATTTTGTGGATTTCCTTGGGCATAATTCCAATGGGGATTGTGAGAAGCACTGACGATGGTGGAACTTGTTGGGGGACATTGTGGACGTAATCCCCGCAAATTGTTATTGGGAACTACAGAGCTGGATAGTGTGGAAACAAGGGTATTAGAATTTGTCAGGTTGGAAGGCACACTGTTATGACAAGATGTATTGTAGTAAGAAAATGTATGGACAGATGATTCCGGAACACTCGAAGGACATGACACAGTGGTAGCACGCACACTTGATGGTTTATTGCTAAGAGCTGTTCCAGAAGGCTGCACTGATTGACTCATATGTACAGTGGAAGTACTCTGAAAATTATTACTTTCATGCGGCACACTTTGCTCTGACTGATTTCCAAGCGATCTTTGGTTTGAATTTGCCTGAGAAGCAGACACAGTTGGGTTTTTGGTTGTTTGTTTTGATGAGTTAGTGTAACATGGATATGTTGATGGGCCGTTGTTCACACAAACATTTCCTGGTACTGTCACCACTGATCCTTGATTACCGGTAGTTGTGGAAAGTGAAGACTGAGGTTTACTTGATACTACAGTATCCGTCACATCTCCAGTGCTTTTTGAACTTCCATCATGATATTCGTTTACATCCGTAAGTGATGGATTCGAGTCATCACCATCTGTATCTTTGTGGATTTCGGATTGCCTCTGACTACACTCTGGTGCATCATCATGAATGCTCTCAGAGTTTTTCTTATTCTGACCCAATGTTGCAACCATTCCTTTTGATATGCTATTAACATCAATGGCATCACTGGATGATACTGCAAGAGATATGCCGTGGTTTGCCATGAAATCCCCTCCAACACCACGAAGAATATCCCTGAATAGagattcattttttatcatgctGTACTTGTACCGACACGGCTTAGCTTTTGCTCCTTTACTGTCTGAACTGTCTCCTGAGCAAGACGTTTTGTCTTGCTTTGACGAAGCCAccttcttattatttttgtccTTCTTGCTGCCACCGGGACTTTCCTTTTCACCACATGGAGCATTATGAGTGGAATCGGATGATACTGTGACTGTGTTTGAGGCACTTGGAGAAGCGGCTTGATTGAGACTTACAACAACAGGCACCATAACTGGAATCGGAACTGGAACCTGCAGGGGGACGTAGGAACCGTCTTTGCCAGGGACAACTGGCACTGGAATTGGCATGATCATGGGTCCACCACACATGAATGGGAAGGAGTTTCCTGGTCTCATAACGAATGCACTGCTGGGATCAAACTTAGGAGATGGAAACACAACCTGTTCTTTTCTCTGTGTTGAATCGTTCTTCACAGGAAGAGCTGTTGACAACACTGCCTGATGCTGATCTTTTCTTATAACAGGCTTAGGTGcgattggtttgaattttttccGACATAGATCTTCCATGGAGGCATCTGCCGAGTCACTCTCTTCGGACATTCTCTTTCCAGCCACAActgccaattttttcttctCCTGAGACTCCATTTTCTGCGATCAAAGCTCATCTGCACAAAAAAGAGatagaaaaaaacaatgaatgtttTGAAATCCATGTTATCACAAAGTTGTAGCACATTTCAAGATATCCCTGGCCACTGCTCTTCCaggtacaggtacatgtatgtcttcatAGGCGGCGATCAGGGGAGGGGGGACAGGGACATTCCCCCCCCCTGATTTTTTCTGGGGAgattgtttgattttcaaaGCTTAGCATTCTAGTTTCAATTTTCTAAGCATTTTGGATACATTTTGTATTTGCCCAAAAGATGATGGGGAGGCAAATTTACACTTTCTGCTTTCAGGCCCTGATATCAACAAGAACTTATGTCCCATAATGAAtacttgatttattttgatgCATGGTCCCATATGCTTAAATCCCTCATTGGTTACATAAAATCCCGACCACTGCATGCCCTTGACTTGCATAAGGCTTGCGTAAGGAGTTCACATAGAAGTATACGGTAGCCCTATACAGTGTACGGTATTTGTGATACGTTATACGGTCACGGCAGGTCACACAAGTCACAAGGTAAGCACGCATTTCCTACTTAGATATTCTTTTGGTGCTGTCAAGGTGGACGAAGAAGATTTGGCTCTTCTCCTACCGGCCGAAGCTGAGGAAGCACATGTGAAGGGGTGCATCATCACTTCCCAATGTGACCCGAGTTGGGGGAGTTATACACATTTCTGAACCTGATAGACCACCCTGATGAGATGGTGTTTTTCAACTACATGCTGATGTCATACAAGAGCTACAAAAATAatgaccaggggcccgtaacacaaagcttacaAATGATCGTATAACATACGATTGATTGTATAGACTACAatatacaatcaatcgtgaaaatcaagtgtacgattGATTGTTAACCTTTGTGTTAGTACAGGACCCTGGGCTCTGTCATACAGAGTAGCGA is a window of Lytechinus variegatus isolate NC3 chromosome 2, Lvar_3.0, whole genome shotgun sequence DNA encoding:
- the LOC121407509 gene encoding mucin-3A-like codes for the protein MESQEKKKLAVVAGKRMSEESDSADASMEDLCRKKFKPIAPKPVIRKDQHQAVLSTALPVKNDSTQRKEQVVFPSPKFDPSSAFVMRPGNSFPFMCGGPMIMPIPVPVVPGKDGSYVPLQVPVPIPVMVPVVVSLNQAASPSASNTVTVSSDSTHNAPCGEKESPGGSKKDKNNKKVASSKQDKTSCSGDSSDSKGAKAKPCRYKYSMIKNESLFRDILRGVGGDFMANHGISLAVSSSDAIDVNSISKGMVATLGQNKKNSESIHDDAPECSQRQSEIHKDTDGDDSNPSLTDVNEYHDGSSKSTGDVTDTVVSSKPQSSLSTTTGNQGSVVTVPGNVCVNNGPSTYPCYTNSSKQTTKNPTVSASQANSNQRSLGNQSEQSVPHESNNFQSTSTVHMSQSVQPSGTALSNKPSSVRATTVSCPSSVPESSVHTFSYYNTSCHNSVPSNLTNSNTLVSTLSSSVVPNNNLRGLRPQCPPTSSTIVSASHNPHWNYAQGNPQNMTRNEPPNRNVLRPFHNLAQRIAAVQNSEHDHPDESNFYGIDELHSFGVEMDQSAGSLLSSSDDSVSGVLGMTDVAASVPGTLTDSPTRRAVTAIVTPLPRSVPLATSTAGSTSVSHMSENVPNASQSGSQSCDVPLGQMRPSSDQGNIDSNTPGSSQSNRFLQTISSSTQSTHQWSSPSIDSARRLPNAELSAMRNHYPQPTTSGSQANGIMNFAASTVGQQRSMHMEGLQSRTGPTVTSSGLMSNERVPNTQTCVENSPSTTQTPAAYSAVSQSATLTQRSQSSMSTNYNMPNMSTHQTHVSRPSFDNANRNSSGNAPSYRNRNDMPNPQQMPNPLIAGNSTSGYPTQSHTKQSSYPVGVNSKEKSPSKTGGNRQADPRQSQVHNSVPSSSHMVHQSQPSILPGVATSQPGLSGFNSGNFYNASRSQAPITARSVSDSRGLTVTSSVTGPSMSNVWQPSWSGNVPPSQSHPFTGDGSRHQQPVSAAHATCPNQTTAQARHVSTTTVTASTSVQSVPLQSNVQTRSSLIETVPPPDNQSRNHMGMSDTRGSSSNQMHLPGSVQTPMFSGNNQRQSLPHPVSSGSFNVPCTESGPRMPYPLVPPIMFGNSTPRGIPMGSPMGGIRGVPLPGSFPTTSISEQNVQPPQVMSSSPSAMHHTLSPAMHERHRMYLPSHFNTLHRPLYMPPSPAPSTDLPLLSPHSCGQLHVHDSVLYSPRYPSSIHSLSPGVNTSFHASSLHRSFSSSDHQENFARNSISHPAPHYDSPMPLRMTHLGQSSMGVANAVSSQSGQVPPSITSLQHSSIVANREQNSIFEQNLKRLLERSARRHSMALASSHGYPRSLPCDHTFPPRPMSTFSSLSSFPPPHSSSSVPFSTPSTIPSTPSIQPQTRLPSQPLPSRHATTASSSGTGTATVTTVSTTLTPTTSSIVTSRAILGNTSDKYLPLELLSPDSANTQPATPATTPSVPSPQVAVDLVVKCGDTVLQCSRQVLRESGRTVLCCWHCDYHTAEPRKMKRHQKKENEPLKCQLCSYQSSSRCSVNQHYKQEHMDKDDPFRTISH